One segment of Spiroplasma cantharicola DNA contains the following:
- a CDS encoding lipoprotein, whose protein sequence is MKKLLSLLGGISLVISSSSTVVSCFDTRPIIDHTFKDEFEIFDLGLISGVKDTPSIETIYYAIERAHKNVIDWRWSVPLNHLIFVNEPTNDSCTIRVIDGHNQPTLTGEVQFTYNYKKIEKSKINLYSNSQNKVIKRNCRILTLSY, encoded by the coding sequence ATGAAAAAATTATTAAGTCTATTAGGAGGGATTTCTTTAGTTATTTCTTCATCATCAACTGTTGTTTCATGTTTTGATACAAGGCCAATCATTGATCATACTTTTAAAGATGAATTTGAAATATTTGATTTAGGTTTAATATCAGGAGTTAAAGATACTCCAAGTATTGAAACTATATATTATGCGATCGAAAGGGCACATAAAAATGTTATAGATTGACGATGATCAGTACCATTGAATCATCTAATTTTCGTTAATGAACCAACAAATGATTCTTGCACTATTAGAGTTATTGATGGACATAACCAACCAACTCTTACAGGAGAAGTGCAATTTACATATAATTATAAAAAAATAGAAAAAAGCAAAATTAACCTTTATTCAAATAGTCAAAATAAGGTTATTAAAAGAAATTGCAGAATTCTCACACTTAGTTACTAA
- a CDS encoding fructose-specific PTS transporter subunit EIIC, whose product MEKNIFNKEQIFLDVELNTQEEVFNFISSKAFELGIVSNKESLINGFKKRESESTTGFENGFAIPHARIKEINRSSCIFVKLKNDVEWNSLDGKPTKYIFALMVLENENENYLAILSEISTKLLIDEFKAWIINSKTKTDILKSFDIKEQENKNSNNNSVNVVGVSACATGVAHTYMARQALLRAGENLGWNVKIETQGQKGHEFQLTEKDIKEADVIFLAVDISVDKDRFIGKKIYNVSTKKALRNAEEELKNSIKESTIFTNDNKNKSFNVKNKNKQSLVQHLMAGISYMIPFIVFAGLTSAIVAGIANAAKVTLTPDSTGWVKFMWHLNEFSNIGFSVMMAIAGAYIANSIAGRAAIAPAFILTMIGNNPSLVWQGYFQNILVEGQNGNMVSINSVMQPLNIFGAVIFGLSVGYTVQWINTKWKIHQYIQPIMPIIIIPVFLTLIFAVVWMFTFGPLIGIAIGYLYTGILALENAGVGMILVGLVLGLLSGVDMGGPINKIASFGATAMIPVDGGLAMGCAAAAFAVAPLGAGISTMIFRSTFKDDKELGINATVLGVMGVSESAIPFAIKYKWAIIIPNIICSGIAGMIAGAFMVQGHVGAWGGPIIAIFAGVTDKSGNFIGILWYLIAIIIGVICHIILFRILVEIQTKGRISKDSFKAIFKKNSKSDKNKKTRKA is encoded by the coding sequence ATGGAAAAAAATATTTTTAACAAAGAACAAATATTTTTAGATGTAGAGTTAAATACACAAGAAGAAGTTTTTAACTTTATTTCATCTAAAGCATTTGAATTAGGGATTGTTTCAAATAAGGAATCATTAATTAATGGTTTTAAAAAACGTGAGTCTGAAAGTACAACAGGATTTGAAAATGGATTTGCTATTCCACATGCAAGAATAAAAGAAATAAATAGATCTTCTTGTATTTTTGTAAAATTAAAAAATGATGTTGAATGAAACTCATTGGATGGAAAACCAACAAAGTATATATTTGCATTAATGGTTTTAGAAAATGAAAATGAAAATTATTTAGCAATATTGAGTGAAATTTCAACAAAACTATTAATTGATGAATTTAAAGCATGAATTATTAATTCAAAAACTAAAACTGATATTTTAAAGTCATTTGATATAAAGGAACAAGAAAATAAAAATTCAAATAATAATAGTGTTAACGTTGTTGGTGTATCTGCTTGTGCAACGGGAGTTGCGCATACATATATGGCAAGACAAGCTTTATTACGAGCAGGAGAAAATCTTGGGTGAAATGTAAAAATTGAAACTCAGGGTCAAAAGGGTCATGAATTTCAATTAACAGAAAAAGATATTAAAGAAGCTGATGTTATATTTTTAGCAGTTGACATTTCTGTTGATAAAGATAGATTTATTGGAAAAAAAATTTATAATGTAAGTACAAAAAAAGCATTAAGAAATGCTGAGGAAGAATTAAAAAATTCTATTAAAGAATCTACTATTTTTACAAATGATAATAAAAATAAATCATTTAATGTCAAAAATAAAAATAAACAAAGTTTAGTTCAACACTTAATGGCAGGAATTTCTTATATGATACCTTTCATTGTTTTTGCAGGTTTAACTTCTGCAATCGTAGCGGGTATTGCAAATGCTGCAAAAGTTACTTTGACCCCAGATTCAACTGGATGAGTCAAATTTATGTGACATTTAAATGAATTTTCAAATATAGGATTTTCAGTTATGATGGCAATAGCAGGAGCTTACATTGCAAATTCAATTGCGGGTCGAGCTGCAATTGCACCTGCTTTTATATTAACAATGATTGGAAATAATCCTTCTCTTGTATGACAAGGATATTTTCAAAATATCCTTGTAGAAGGACAAAATGGTAATATGGTTTCAATAAATTCTGTAATGCAACCATTAAATATTTTCGGAGCAGTTATTTTTGGTTTAAGTGTTGGTTATACAGTTCAATGAATTAATACAAAATGAAAAATTCATCAATATATTCAACCAATTATGCCAATTATTATAATTCCAGTTTTTTTAACATTAATTTTTGCTGTAGTTTGAATGTTTACATTTGGACCATTAATTGGAATTGCTATTGGTTATTTATATACAGGAATTCTTGCTTTAGAAAATGCAGGAGTAGGTATGATATTAGTGGGATTAGTTCTTGGTCTTTTATCTGGAGTTGATATGGGTGGTCCAATTAATAAAATTGCTTCCTTTGGAGCAACAGCTATGATACCAGTTGATGGTGGTTTAGCAATGGGATGTGCTGCTGCTGCTTTTGCAGTAGCTCCACTTGGAGCAGGAATTTCAACAATGATTTTTAGATCAACTTTTAAAGATGATAAAGAATTAGGAATAAATGCAACAGTATTAGGAGTAATGGGCGTAAGTGAAAGTGCAATTCCATTTGCAATTAAATATAAATGAGCAATAATTATCCCAAATATAATTTGTTCAGGAATTGCTGGGATGATAGCAGGAGCATTTATGGTTCAAGGTCATGTTGGAGCTTGAGGTGGTCCAATTATTGCAATATTTGCAGGTGTTACAGATAAAAGTGGAAACTTTATTGGAATACTTTGATATTTAATTGCAATAATTATTGGAGTTATATGTCATATAATTTTATTTAGAATATTGGTAGAAATTCAAACAAAAGGTAGAATTTCAAAAGATAGTTTTAAAGCAATTTTTAAAAAAAATAGTAAAAGTGACAAAAATAAAAAAACAAGAAAAGCTTAA
- a CDS encoding methylated-DNA--[protein]-cysteine S-methyltransferase, with protein sequence MVENILKIFKITMFENKIVKIGIINDKLSYIGFEQDNIHDFYNKYTIRNVIKDDEFIKYINFLRKFENKEKIELDFQDLFLPNLTQKQIEILKELCKLDYGQYKTYSDFAKDIKKSDHTRFIASCMGKNPILLLIPCHRLISKNLDIKYRSGREIKSFLIKNNY encoded by the coding sequence ATGGTTGAAAATATTTTAAAAATTTTTAAGATTACAATGTTTGAAAATAAAATTGTTAAAATTGGTATTATTAACGATAAATTAAGTTACATTGGTTTTGAACAAGATAATATTCATGATTTTTATAATAAATATACAATAAGAAATGTAATAAAAGATGATGAGTTTATTAAATATATTAATTTTTTAAGAAAGTTTGAAAATAAAGAAAAAATAGAATTAGATTTTCAAGATTTATTTTTACCAAATTTAACGCAAAAACAAATAGAGATATTAAAAGAACTTTGTAAATTAGATTATGGACAATATAAAACATATTCTGATTTTGCAAAAGATATTAAGAAATCAGATCATACACGTTTTATAGCTTCGTGTATGGGAAAAAATCCAATTTTATTGCTAATTCCTTGTCATAGATTAATTAGTAAAAATTTGGATATTAAATATAGGTCTGGAAGAGAAATTAAGAGTTTCTTAATAAAAAATAATTATTAA
- the holA gene encoding DNA polymerase III subunit delta, which translates to MFFVYSNDNYLIKKQIDKLSQKANTDGEYEIFEYSLIDDSILKIIEEINTYSIFSTKKIIIINDCWFVNESKVKLHKDYDVKYVEQILNKNNSEVEVIMTLNSDKFSKKLKIAKLTDEKCKMLKLDEPNLVQKKAIVTKKLENAKIEFDSDSIEIFLDKLPNDMQVFTNEINKIIALRKKVTKKLIDEITSKYNNFDSFEIANCFISNDIKTFLKQWSSYMEMNNDIFSFLALLASNLVTLRNIILLKEEKMSNSEIASTLGANPYRISKLLEQNKLNIKQINDKIKLLYLLEKNIKGGIFDNKIIPEIELLKMFNI; encoded by the coding sequence ATGTTCTTTGTATATTCTAATGATAATTATTTAATTAAAAAGCAAATTGATAAGTTAAGTCAAAAAGCTAATACTGATGGTGAATATGAAATTTTTGAATATTCACTTATTGACGATTCAATTTTAAAAATTATTGAAGAAATTAATACATATTCTATTTTTTCAACTAAGAAGATTATTATCATAAATGATTGCTGATTTGTAAATGAATCAAAAGTTAAATTGCATAAGGATTATGATGTTAAATATGTAGAGCAAATTTTAAACAAAAATAATAGTGAAGTTGAAGTAATCATGACTTTAAATTCAGATAAGTTTTCAAAGAAATTAAAGATTGCAAAATTAACTGATGAAAAATGCAAAATGTTAAAATTGGATGAACCAAATTTAGTACAAAAAAAAGCTATTGTAACTAAAAAATTAGAAAATGCAAAAATAGAATTTGACAGTGATTCAATAGAAATATTTCTTGATAAATTACCAAATGATATGCAAGTTTTTACAAATGAAATTAATAAAATAATTGCATTGCGAAAAAAAGTAACAAAAAAATTAATAGATGAAATTACATCAAAATATAATAATTTTGATAGTTTTGAAATTGCAAATTGTTTTATTTCAAATGATATTAAAACTTTTTTAAAACAATGATCTAGTTATATGGAAATGAACAATGATATTTTTTCTTTTCTAGCTTTATTAGCAAGTAATTTAGTTACATTAAGAAATATAATTTTATTAAAAGAGGAAAAAATGAGCAATTCAGAAATTGCATCGACTCTAGGAGCAAACCCATATCGAATTTCTAAACTATTAGAACAAAATAAACTAAATATTAAACAAATAAATGATAAAATTAAGTTGTTATATTTACTTGAAAAGAATATAAAAGGTGGAATTTTTGACAATAAAATTATTCCAGAGATTGAATTGCTAAAAATGTTCAATATTTAA
- the rpsT gene encoding 30S ribosomal protein S20 gives MANIKSQEKRILTNEKSRLANKAFRSSVKTAIKKALIAKQEDSKEKEALINEAVSLLDKSVTKGIFKANKAAREKSRLMK, from the coding sequence ATGGCAAATATTAAATCACAAGAAAAACGTATTTTAACTAATGAAAAATCACGTTTAGCTAACAAAGCATTTAGAAGCTCAGTTAAAACTGCAATTAAAAAAGCTTTAATTGCAAAACAAGAAGATTCTAAAGAAAAAGAAGCTTTAATTAATGAAGCAGTTAGTTTATTAGATAAATCAGTAACAAAAGGAATTTTTAAAGCTAATAAAGCTGCAAGAGAAAAATCAAGATTAATGAAATAA
- a CDS encoding ComEC/Rec2 family competence protein has product MLNVGNGNSFLFQYKGKNILFDAGKGNGFNKKSLQQYLLYNGVRKIDALFISHNHKDHYDQIDDLKAIYNIKNIFYNYDNQFIFTIRDLKISNFIELENKDENDNSQVSLLEVKGKKILFTGDISKKRESRLLQNKDFLTKINGGIDLLQVAHHGSKTSSSQSFIKTIKPRNCFISGHKSKIYDFPSQDTIKTLKKYQCKTYITNAKNSYKYKVKSNRVIKVQKNFF; this is encoded by the coding sequence ATGTTAAATGTTGGTAATGGTAATAGTTTTTTATTTCAATATAAAGGTAAAAATATTTTATTTGATGCTGGAAAAGGAAACGGATTCAATAAAAAAAGTTTACAACAATATTTACTTTATAATGGAGTTAGAAAAATTGATGCTCTTTTTATTAGTCATAATCATAAAGATCACTATGACCAAATTGATGATTTAAAAGCTATATATAATATTAAAAACATTTTTTATAATTATGATAATCAATTTATCTTTACTATTAGAGATTTAAAAATTAGTAATTTTATAGAACTAGAAAATAAGGATGAAAATGATAATTCACAAGTTTCATTATTAGAAGTAAAAGGAAAGAAGATATTATTTACAGGTGATATTTCAAAAAAAAGAGAATCAAGATTATTACAAAATAAAGATTTTTTAACAAAAATTAATGGAGGAATTGACTTACTTCAAGTTGCTCATCATGGCAGTAAAACTAGCAGCTCACAGTCTTTTATTAAAACAATAAAACCTAGAAATTGTTTTATATCTGGACATAAATCAAAGATATATGATTTTCCTAGCCAAGATACTATTAAGACATTAAAAAAATATCAATGCAAAACTTACATTACAAATGCCAAAAATAGTTATAAATATAAAGTCAAAAGTAATAGGGTAATTAAAGTACAAAAAAACTTCTTTTAA
- a CDS encoding ATP-binding cassette domain-containing protein — translation MSNNFFEVKNLSKVFKNKSGVNNVSFTLKKGDIVGFLGDNGSGKTTIIKLIFNEYIKNGGEILFEDNEIQKTKAFTKMAFFPDQNNYPKDFKIIDFAMYTANLKNISKKDVLENLSAYVKALNLEEYQNNKFSELSAGMQKRALLLSILITDPEIIILDEPTANLDIKSRLEFLKILSNLATKFKKTIVITSHNIDELSSLINRIVILKKVDNKGEIVYNQTFDNKKENIRDIYIEQVGGLTNNINFDKVIEIENKTNVIESKTKKVALNFAIAKRVFFELIKSKIFIIMSVILFTSTIFVELLFLYLLPPKNFDINSTLLAWMPFTMILIYISYFEIHFNVRFYNKEINNGVLNLEIRSGLSKTQIFWERFLINKLIIFSYILIMISILAIFIPTTQNFYSIKTLSNVLPGYFILFILDLLIFSIICLFVTINSSALIGVIGTIFALCSSMSLLIDASVTAFIFPSYTTWNKNENSNYLKLYNTRFLVGLEMQKIMNKYGEDSLIKQHLESLTNINKIFNFESNFFYLTEYNYLLNDSSYRKEINSRTYIRTLLINGLITESDNLRIYKDGSLINLEVSSEFKENKLINDLKEIKKLQPKEEKTNYNSTLFREYSKAEVIDKDLYKGSNGLYELIEKINSKTKNSELKDIANLIKKISKYAYDKYDFEKNPGYSILERPFDYYDYLRSGMWTYTKETRFNDQWNNQINISDGVRTFNKIYTDLLMSYIHLKNPIYGNSNDSYSDPEFDLYAKEYNQFARKNAYLNPFTTFVRILFESSYDKYFNSLYYSTEWVDTTYELVGYNENESNKWENIKSFDYIRKVGKTFSPVAGSFMYLLLSLILLAFSYLIFIKKIIK, via the coding sequence TATTAAAAATGGAGGGGAAATATTATTTGAAGATAATGAAATTCAAAAGACAAAAGCTTTTACAAAAATGGCTTTTTTCCCTGATCAAAATAATTATCCCAAAGATTTTAAAATAATTGATTTTGCAATGTATACTGCTAATCTAAAGAATATTTCAAAAAAAGATGTTCTTGAAAATTTAAGTGCATATGTAAAAGCATTAAATTTAGAAGAATATCAAAATAATAAATTCAGTGAACTTTCAGCAGGAATGCAAAAAAGAGCTCTATTACTTTCAATATTAATAACTGATCCAGAAATTATTATTTTGGATGAACCCACAGCAAATTTGGATATAAAGTCAAGATTAGAATTTCTAAAGATACTTTCAAATTTAGCTACTAAATTTAAAAAAACGATTGTTATAACTTCTCACAATATTGATGAATTAAGTAGTTTAATCAATCGAATAGTTATTTTAAAGAAAGTAGATAATAAGGGAGAAATTGTTTATAATCAAACTTTTGACAATAAGAAAGAAAATATAAGAGATATTTATATTGAACAAGTCGGAGGATTAACAAATAATATTAATTTTGATAAAGTAATAGAAATTGAAAATAAAACTAATGTAATTGAAAGCAAAACAAAAAAAGTGGCATTAAATTTTGCAATTGCAAAAAGAGTATTTTTTGAATTAATTAAATCAAAAATTTTTATTATAATGAGTGTAATTTTATTTACATCAACAATATTTGTTGAACTACTATTTTTATATTTGCTACCTCCAAAGAATTTTGATATTAATTCAACCTTACTAGCTTGAATGCCATTTACTATGATTTTAATTTATATTTCATACTTTGAAATTCATTTTAATGTCAGATTTTATAATAAGGAAATAAATAATGGTGTTTTAAATTTGGAAATAAGAAGTGGTTTAAGTAAAACACAAATTTTTTGAGAAAGATTTTTAATAAATAAATTAATAATTTTTAGCTATATTTTAATTATGATATCTATTTTGGCAATTTTTATACCAACAACTCAAAATTTTTATAGTATAAAAACTTTGAGTAATGTTTTACCAGGTTATTTTATTTTATTTATTCTAGATCTTTTAATATTTTCTATTATTTGTCTTTTTGTGACAATAAATTCTTCAGCATTAATAGGGGTAATTGGAACTATCTTTGCCCTATGTAGTTCAATGTCATTATTGATTGACGCTTCAGTTACAGCATTTATTTTTCCTTCATATACAACATGAAATAAGAATGAAAATAGTAATTATTTAAAGCTTTATAATACTAGATTTTTAGTTGGTTTAGAAATGCAAAAAATAATGAATAAATATGGAGAAGATTCACTTATAAAACAACATCTTGAAAGTTTAACAAACATAAATAAGATTTTTAATTTTGAATCAAATTTTTTCTATTTAACAGAATATAATTATTTATTAAATGATAGCTCTTATAGAAAAGAAATTAATTCCAGAACTTATATTAGAACTTTATTAATAAATGGTCTAATTACTGAAAGTGATAATTTGAGAATTTATAAAGACGGCAGTTTAATAAATTTAGAAGTTAGTAGTGAGTTTAAAGAAAATAAATTAATTAATGATTTAAAGGAAATAAAAAAGTTACAACCAAAAGAAGAAAAGACAAATTATAATTCAACTTTATTTAGAGAATATTCTAAAGCAGAAGTGATTGACAAAGATTTATATAAAGGTTCTAATGGTTTATATGAATTAATTGAAAAAATTAATAGTAAAACTAAGAATAGTGAGTTAAAAGATATTGCAAATCTAATCAAAAAAATATCTAAATATGCTTATGACAAATATGATTTTGAAAAAAATCCTGGATATTCTATTTTAGAAAGACCATTTGATTATTATGATTATTTAAGAAGTGGAATGTGAACTTATACTAAAGAAACAAGATTTAATGATCAATGAAATAATCAAATTAATATTTCAGATGGTGTAAGAACATTTAACAAAATTTATACAGATTTGCTTATGAGCTATATTCACTTAAAAAATCCAATTTATGGTAATTCTAATGATTCATATAGCGACCCAGAATTTGATTTATATGCAAAAGAATATAATCAATTTGCAAGAAAAAATGCTTATTTAAATCCATTTACTACATTTGTTAGAATTCTATTTGAGTCAAGTTATGATAAGTACTTTAATTCACTATATTATTCTACTGAATGAGTGGATACTACTTATGAACTAGTAGGTTATAATGAAAATGAATCAAACAAGTGAGAAAATATAAAAAGTTTTGACTATATTAGGAAAGTGGGTAAAACATTTTCTCCTGTGGCAGGTTCATTTATGTACTTACTATTGAGTTTAATTTTATTAGCATTTAGTTATTTGATATTCATTAAAAAAATAATTAAATAA